The window GCCAGGCAGAGGACGCCGAGAGCCAGGAGCCAGCCGATGTCGGCGAAGACGGTCAGTGCCGCGCCGACGAGCAGGGTGGCGCCGGCGAAGACCGGCAACGCCCGCGATGGCCCCGGATGGCCGGCGGTCGGCGGCTCCGGGACGACGCCGGGCCGGGATGCCGGATCCAGGCGACCGCGGAGGAAGAGCCGGAACAGGAGGATCAGGGACGGGACCAGCACCACCGCGCCCACGGCGACGACGACGGTCACGGCGACCAGCGTGGCGCGGTCGGCGGCGGCCTGGTCGATGGTGAGTCCGGGGAGGACGTACGGGCGTTGGGCCAGGGCCCAGCCGGCGACGATGGCGCCGACGGCGAGTGCCGCTGAGACACGGGCCCACCCGAAGCGGTTGCGCCACACCAGAATCAGCGTGACCAGACCGACCACAGTGGACAGTGCGACCATGCCGGCGCCGGGGCTGTGGGTCAGGCCGGTGTACAGGCCGGGTGCGTTGGCGCGGATGACGAGCAGGCCGCCGAGCGCGAGCGCGCCCGCGCACAGGCCGGACACCAGGGCGCGGGTGCGGAAGTGGCGCGTCAGAGCCCGCTCGCCCGACCGTCGCGCGTCGGCGGCCAGGTAGACGGCGGCGAGGTGGGCACCGGTGGCGACGGCCAGCGCGCCGGTCAGGATCGAGGTCGGGTTGAGCCAGCTGGTGACGAGGTCGCCGGCCGCGTTGCCGACCGGGACGCGGCCGGAGGCGATGCCGCCCACGACGGCGCCCAGTGCGAACGGCGTCAGGATCGACGACAAGGCGAACACGTTCTCGATCGCGTGACGGCCGGGTGCGTCGTCGAGCTGGCCGCGCAGCGCGTAGGAGGCGCCGCGCAGGATGATCCCCAGTGCGGCGATGAACAGGGGAACCGCGAGGGTCGAGGTGATCGAGCCGTAGGCCAGGGGGTAGGCGGTCCAGCACACCACCAGCACGAAGATCAGCCAGACGTGGTTGGCCTCCCAGACCGGGCCCATGGCGTGCCGGGCGTGGTCGCGGACCGAGCTCCGGCCGGTGAGAAGGGTCCACAGACCGGCGCCGAAGTCCGCGCCGGCGAGCACGGTGTACGCGGCGAGACCGGCGAGGATGAACAGCATCGGGACGTCAGCCATCGTGAGCCACCTCCGCGGTGTCCAGCGGTGCCCGGCTGAGCCGGCGGAGCAGCCACGCCACGCCGCAGGCCAGCGCCAGGTACACCAGGGCGAGGGCGCCGTAGCCGATCGGGATCCCGGACGCGCCCGTGACCGCCTGGTCGGTGTGCATGACGCCGTAGACGATCCAGGGCTGGCGGCCGACCTCCGTGGTGATCCAGCCGGCGATCAGCGCGACCACCGACAGC of the Amycolatopsis sp. NBC_01488 genome contains:
- a CDS encoding cytochrome d ubiquinol oxidase subunit II; the encoded protein is MADVPMLFILAGLAAYTVLAGADFGAGLWTLLTGRSSVRDHARHAMGPVWEANHVWLIFVLVVCWTAYPLAYGSITSTLAVPLFIAALGIILRGASYALRGQLDDAPGRHAIENVFALSSILTPFALGAVVGGIASGRVPVGNAAGDLVTSWLNPTSILTGALAVATGAHLAAVYLAADARRSGERALTRHFRTRALVSGLCAGALALGGLLVIRANAPGLYTGLTHSPGAGMVALSTVVGLVTLILVWRNRFGWARVSAALAVGAIVAGWALAQRPYVLPGLTIDQAAADRATLVAVTVVVAVGAVVLVPSLILLFRLFLRGRLDPASRPGVVPEPPTAGHPGPSRALPVFAGATLLVGAALTVFADIGWLLALGVLCLAAAAIATFRLATADADLDR